One genomic window of Solanum dulcamara chromosome 10, daSolDulc1.2, whole genome shotgun sequence includes the following:
- the LOC129871203 gene encoding F-box/FBD/LRR-repeat protein At1g13570 codes for MDTDPGRDLISDLPQSIIESILIKVPLLDAVRTSILSRKWRYKWATITQLVFNDTCLTPCHDISIISYNLVNFITRCLFLHDGPIHKFELNTSYSPTSPDLDQWLLFLSRKDIKELIIDIGEDDWFRAPSCVFFCRKLTHLVLVRCELNPPPNFKGFLCLKHLCLQQVIIPPHDIEVLISICPLLESLTLSYFDSLELTIRAPNLKHLNLEGEFKDIRLENTPHLIGISVAMYMTDDIAEHFEQSSGCNFDKFLGGVPSLERLIGHIYFTKYLSIGNEQGKFPVTYQNLKFIELYQVSFEDMKELLVVLRLIVSSPNLEELQISSSSITTTTDIYDLEFWEKDWPGDCTFGKLKIVHMTDFSGLPHEIAFIKFLLGRSPVLEQMIVAPTIYVTDKVVRMLIDLLTFRRASPQATVKFVQEPL; via the exons ATGGACACTGATCCGGGTAGAGATTTAATAAGCGATTTGCCTCAAAGTATCATAGAAAGCATCCTCATAAAAGTTCCATTACTCGATGCTGTAAGGACAAGCATATTGTCTAGGAAATGGAGATACAAGTGGGCAACCATTACCCAACTTGTTTTTAATGACACTTGTCTGACTCCTTGCCATGACATATCAATTATTAGTTACAATCTTGTAAATTTCATTACTCGTTGCCTGTTCCTTCATGATGGACCGATTCACAAATTTGAATTGAATACTTCCTACTCGCCAACTTCTCCTGATTTAGATCAATGGCTACTTTTCCTTTCTCGTAAAGATATCAAAGAGTTGATTATTGATATAGGAGAAGATGACTGGTTTAGAGCACCTTCTTGTGTGTTCTTTTGTCGTAAGTTGACTCATTTGGTGCTTGTTCGATGTGAATTAAACCCTCctccaaatttcaaaggcttcTTGTGTTTGAAGCACCTTTGTCTCCAGCAAGTTATCATTCCTCCACATGATATTGAGGTTCTGATCTCCATTTGCCCTCTTCTCGAGAGCTTGACATTGTCATATTTTGACAGTTTGGAGCTTACTATTCGAGCTCCAAATCTCAAACATCTAAATTTGGAAGGTGAATTTAAGGATATACGCCTTGAGAATACTCCACATCTGATCGGTATTTCAGTTGCTATGTATATGACTGATGATATAGCTGAGCACTTCGAACAAAGCTCAGGTtgcaattttgacaagtttctTGGTGGTGTTCCTAGCCTTGAGAGGCTTATTGGCCATATTTACTTCACTAAA TATTTGAGTATAGGAAATGAGCAAGGAAAGTTTCCCGTTACTTATCAAAATCTGAAGTTCATTGAACTGTACCAAGTTAGTTTTGAAGATATGAAAGAGTTACTTGTTGTGCTTCGCTTGATCGTGAGCTCTCCTAATCTAGAGGAGCTTCAAATATCA AGTTCCTCAATTACAACTACCACTGATATATATGATCTGGAATTTTGGGAGAAAGACTGGCCTGGTGACTGCACTTTCGGTAAACTGAAGATTGTGCATATGACTGATTTCTCTGGTCTGCCTCATGAAATCGCGTTTATCAAATTTTTACTTGGACGTTCGCCtgttcttgaacaaatgattgtTGCTCCTACTATATATGTCACGGATAAAGTGGTGAGAATGTTGATCGACTTGTTAACTTTTCGACGGGCTTCTCCTCAAGCTACAGTTAAATTTGTTCAAGAGCCATTGTAG